A segment of the Terribacillus aidingensis genome:
GTCATATTGATTCTTACCTCCACATTAGCCTCATCTACTACCTCCAGTTCCTTACTGCCAAAGAACCACTGCTTGGCCTTCAGCTTTACAGCCTCATCGCCAAGGCTGATAGTCGTATCCTCATCATTGCCGAGTTTTGCAGTATGCTGCCCATCTACATATAAAGCAACCCTAGCTAATCCACCCATCATACCTGTATTACGTTTCACATGAATCGCCATGCAGTGATCACTCCTATCCTATTGTAAAAGCATCAATAGCTTTAGCCACTGTCTGTTCGAATTTCTCGAGGGAATCCACAGCATCTTGGCTTGCCTCTACATGCTGCACTGCCATGTCCTGATATTCTTTTATAAGACTATTCAGCGATACATTGATATCATTGATTTTCGCCTGGACATCAAGCATCTCCCGGCCGCTGCCTCTATCTAGTTTTCCAGATTCGAAATTAGTCAGGGAATTTTGGAGATTCGTCAATTTCTGCTGAACATGATCTGCTTTTAATCTGATTTCACTCATGACTGCAGCTCCTTCTTCCGATCTGCACGAAGTCGTTCTAATGAATTTTGTTTTGTCGCCATCTGCATCTGACATGAATCGATTTCCGCAATAAGCATGCCCTTCGCCTGCTCTAACGCTTCCAGAACTCGCTGCACCTCATTTTGAGCCACATCTTTAAAGCTAGCCGACAGCTCTCCATTACGGAAAGCATCAAATTTATCTGCAAGCTCTCCCTTCCACGTCTGCGCTGTCAAATCGATATCCTGCCAATATTTCCTGCTTTCTTCATAATCCCCTTGCAGACCTGAGATTTCCGAAATCGCACGTTCAAGGCGCTGCACTTCTTCTTGCTTTTGGAGCACTTGCCCACGCAACCCATTGATTGAACTATTCATACTGCGGATTTGACTATCTATGGAAGCTAAAGACATTCCAATCATCCTCCTTGCTTTGCATCACACCGCACAAAACTTCATCACTACTACAGTAAAGGATTCCCAGAAAAAAATCTGTAAGACTTCTGCCTTGTTTTTCCAAAATACGACCGAATTGTAC
Coding sequences within it:
- a CDS encoding DUF5082 family protein, whose product is MSLASIDSQIRSMNSSINGLRGQVLQKQEEVQRLERAISEISGLQGDYEESRKYWQDIDLTAQTWKGELADKFDAFRNGELSASFKDVAQNEVQRVLEALEQAKGMLIAEIDSCQMQMATKQNSLERLRADRKKELQS
- a CDS encoding YwqI/YxiC family protein, producing MSEIRLKADHVQQKLTNLQNSLTNFESGKLDRGSGREMLDVQAKINDINVSLNSLIKEYQDMAVQHVEASQDAVDSLEKFEQTVAKAIDAFTIG